In Dromiciops gliroides isolate mDroGli1 chromosome 4, mDroGli1.pri, whole genome shotgun sequence, one DNA window encodes the following:
- the TEX44 gene encoding testis-expressed protein 44 translates to MSSTSLQNSGAAPGTENENPETTVNDSNEVIQSQDSDNPPSVNEGNDNPSVAKSEDELSQASYLDAGEALPRSKSQDLSEDDVPIPSSQLSLIFEREVAPDLSAAQSYNSVTQIQPADNTNATFCQITIAPRPPSPASSTCLLSEEDCNNSYMRSITSLVGGGEGPISSLSDILVWTETAMGTAAGMLDASHTSVTDMLHGTGTALRSMTSLLGGARTVLTTGFLSGTGAMLRTMSQFLGNIERRTVEGIRFAFRFMAHHMSPHRNNTDCDNE, encoded by the coding sequence ATGAGCTCCACCTCATTGCAGAACTCTGGAGCTGCCCCTGGCACTGAAAATGAAAACCCTGAGACCACCGTAAACGATAGCAATGAAGTGATCCAGAGCCAGGACAGTGACAACCCCCCGTCAGTCAATGAAGGTAACGACAACCCAAGCGTAGCTAAGAGCGAAGATGAATTATCTCAGGCCTCCTACTTGGATGCGGGTGAGGCCCTACCTAGATCCAAAAGCCAGGACCTCAGCGAGGATGATGTGCCAATCCCCAGTAGCCAGCTCTCCCTCATCTTTGAGAGGGAGGTGGCACCCGACCTGTCGGCCGCCCAGTCTTACAACTCCGTTACCCAGATCCAGCCTGCTGACAACACCAACGCCACCTTCTGCCAGATAACCATAGCTCCCCGGCCTCCCAGCCCGGCCTCCAGCACTTGCCTGCTTAGTGAGGAGGACTGTAACAACAGCTACATGAGATCGATCACCAGCCtcgtggggggtggggaggggcccATCAGTTCTCTGTCGGACATACTGGTTTGGACAGAGACGGCGATGGGCACGGCCGCTGGGATGCTGGACGCCAGCCACACGTCCGTGACTGACATGCTGCATGGTACAGGGACTGCCCTGCGCTCCATGACCAGCCTTCTGGGTGGGGCCCGCACTGTTTTGACCACCGGGTTCTTGTCCGGAACTGGTGCCATGCTTCGGACGATGAGCCAGTTTTTGGGAAACATTGAGAGAAGAACCGTAGAAGGCATCCGCTTTGCCTTCCGCTTTATGGCTCACCACATGTCTCCCCATAGGAATAACACTGACTGTGACAATGAGTAA